A single genomic interval of Zingiber officinale cultivar Zhangliang chromosome 4A, Zo_v1.1, whole genome shotgun sequence harbors:
- the LOC121972730 gene encoding endoglucanase 11-like has protein sequence MVTRSTEGNAAKGEIFAVILVPFALILLNAVVPAGSGVSGFDYGEALSKSLLYFEAQRSGHLPYNQRVAWRGHSGLLDGIEQGVDLVGGYYDAGDNVKFGLPMAFTITMLSWSVVEYGGAMAAAGELEHAMEAIKWGTDYFIKAHTHPNVLWVQVGDGDTDHYCWQRPEDMTTSRQAFKVDAENPGSDVAAETAAAMAAAAIVFKQSNPHYSHLLLHHAQQLFEFGDKYRGRYHESVAEAAGYYPSRSGYGDELLWAALWLYRATGRAEYLDYVVEKAYELGGAAWAVAEFSWDIKYAGVQILASKLLMDEGRRELRLQGKEKSTLEQYKSNADHFLCACLSMNSGSNVARTPGGLLFVRPWNNLQYAAGAAFLLAVVSDGLAASGGRALLCSRGPVGPRDLMGLARGQADYILGDNPMGLSYLVGFGPRFPRRVHHRAASTAPHKEEKGFIGCAQGYDAWFGRRGPNPNVVAGAIVGGPDGGDAFEDRRGNYMQTEACTYNTAPMVGVFARLRNETTESRRKRRRATRGGMSA, from the exons ATGGTTACGAGATCGACAGAAGGAAATGCAGCAAAAGGCGAGATTTTTGCCGTAATTCTCGTGCCATTTGCGCTTATTTTGCTGAATGCGGTAGTTCCGGCCGGTTCCGGTGTTTCGGGGTTCGACTACGGCGAGGCCCTGTCGAAGAGCCTCCTCTACTTCGAGGCGCAGCGCTCCGGCCACCTCCCTTACAACCAGCGCGTCGCCTGGCGTGGCCACTCCGGTCTCCTCGACGGCATCGAGCAAGGA GTCGATTTGGTCGGAGGGTACTACGACGCCGGCGACAACGTCAAGTTCGGCCTGCCGATGGCCTTCACCATCACCATGCTGTCGTGGAGCGTCGTCGAGTACGGCGGCGCGATGGCGGCGGCAGGCGAGTTGGAGCACGCCATGGAGGCGATCAAGTGGGGCACGGATTACTTCATCAAGGCTCACACTCACCCCAACGTTCTCTGGGTTCAG GTCGGAGATGGAGACACGGATCACTATTGCTGGCAGAGGCCCGAAGACATGACCACGTCCCGGCAGGCCTTCAAGGTCGACGCGGAGAACCCCGGATCGGATGTGGCGGCGGAGACGGCGGCAGCCATGGCGGCCGCCGCGATCGTCTTCAAGCAGAGCAATCCGCATTACTCCCACCTCCTGCTCCACCACGCTCAACAG cTTTTTGAGTTCGGGGACAAGTACAGGGGGAGGTACCATGAGAGCGTGGCGGAGGCGGCGGGCTACTACCCGTCGAGGAGCGGGTACGGGGACGAGCTGCTGTGGGCGGCGCTGTGGTTGTACCGGGCGACGGGGAGGGCGGAGTACTTGGACTACGTGGTGGAGAAGGCGTACGAGTTGGGCGGCGCCGCCTGGGCCGTCGCCGAGTTTAGCTGGGACATCAAATACGCCGGCGTCCAAATTCTTGCTTCCAAG CTGCTGATGGATGAAGGGAGGCGCGAGCTGCGGCTCCAGGGGAAGGAGAAGAGCACGCTGGAGCAGTACAAATCCAACGCCGACCACTTCCTCTGCGCCTGCCTCTCCATGAATTCCGGCAGCAACGTCGCCCGCACCCCCGGCGGCCTCCTCTTCGTCCGCCCCTGGAACAACCTGCAGTACGCGGCCGGCGCCGCCTTCCTGCTGGCCGTCGTCTCCGATGGCCTCGCCGCCTCCGGGGGGCGGGCCCTGCTCTGCTCGCGAGGTCCGGTGGGCCCGCGAGACCTGATGGGCCTGGCGAGGGGCCAGGCCGACTACATCCTCGGAGACAACCCGATGGGGCTCAGCTACTTGGTGGGCTTCGGACCACGGTTTCCCAGAAGGGTGCACCACCGGGCGGCGTCGACGGCGCCGCACAAGGAGGAGAAGGGCTTCATCGGGTGCGCGCAGGGGTACGACGCGTGGTTCGGGCGGCGGGGACCCAATCCGAACGTGGTGGCGGGGGCGATCGTGGGCGGCCCGGACGGCGGCGACGCGTTCGAGGACCGGAGGGGGAACTACATGCAGACGGAGGCGTGCACGTACAACACGGCGCCCATGGTGGGGGTCTTCGCCAGGCTGCGTAATGAGACGACGGAATCGAGGAGGAAGCGCCGGCGAGCGACGAGAGGAGGCATGTCGGCttga
- the LOC121972729 gene encoding uncharacterized protein LOC121972729, which produces MVALRTSPNILVIVTIISVCSVCSALSAFRETATSAKLLITTQKRSMLEQNKSFILAAERTHRRDPLNAFRFYTDGWNISNRHYLASVGFSAAPLFSISVVWLLVFGLALALICCCYYCFPKQSHSFYSRTTHALSFILLILFTVLTVIGCAILFDGQRNFHRSTSRTLDFIEGQSNSTVFNLRNFSSDLMKAENVGVGQASLSSDQKARIDSVVRRVHRAADQVSSKTSENTNKIRNYLDKACYTDRNCGCSASLGCSWINIFNTWNEISCVYVSIIILVIVGWLLVAATFFLSGLFLLFHNAISDTCLAMDEWAVHPQEHSAMDDILPCVDEATAGASLDQSKQVTFELVDVVNRVIVNVSNVNYPPNFQPLYYNQSGPLVPLLCNPFNTDLTNRTCLAGELSFDDAARVWSKYVCRVRTANGFDTCWTVGRLTPAMYRQMTSATEVGSGLYMYGAFLVGLVDCSFVRAAFRSISVRNCPGLGRYSKRVYEGLVVASAAVMAALVDWVVLARSRWRRTFEKKVAARSQREQLELQRKNLLQSQEED; this is translated from the exons ATGGTGGCGTTGCGCACATCGCCGAACATTTTGGTGATCGTCACCATTATTTCTGTCTGCTCTGTCTGCTCTGCTCTTTCTGCATTTCGTGAAACGGCGACTTCAG CAAAACTCTTGATCACCACACAAAAGAGATCCATGTTAGAACAGAACAAGTCCTTCATTTTGGCCGCTGAGAGGACTCACAGAAGAGATCCCCTGAATGCATTCAGATTCTACACCGATGGCTGGAACATCAGCAATCGCCACTACTTGGCC TCGGTCGGATTCTCTGCTGCTCCCCTGTTTTCCATCAGCGTCGTTTGGTTGCTTGTCTTCGGCCTGGCCTTGGCCCTCATCTGCTGCTGCTACTACTGCTTCCCAAAACAGAGCCACTCTTTCTACTCCCGCACAACTCATGCACTCTCCTTCATTCTCCTCATCCTCTTCACAGTTCTCACAGT AATTGGGTGTGCCATTTTGTTCGATGGCCAGAGAAACTTCCACAGAAGCACATCCAGAACTTTGGATTTCATCGAGGGGCAGTCCAACTCCACCGTCTTCAACCTCAGAAACTTCTCCAGCGACTTGATGAAAGCCGAGAACGTTGGGGTTGGCCAAGCCTCTCTCTCATCGGATCAGAAAGCCAGAATTGATTCGGTTGTTCGGAGAGTCCATCGAGCTGCAGATCAAGTTTCTTCCAAGACATCCGAAAATACGAACAAGATCAGAAACTATCTAGACAAA GCATGTTATACTGATCGTAACTGTGGCTGCTCTGCTTCTCTTGGCTGTTCTTGGATTAA CATTTTCAATACTTGGAATGAGATCTCTTGTGTATATGTAAGTATTATTAT ATTAGTGATAGTTGGATGGCTGCTTGTGGCAGCAACATTTTTTTTGAGTGGCCTCTTTCTCCTCTTCCACAA TGCAATCTCTGATACGTGCTTGGCCATGGACGAGTGGGCGGTGCATCCGCAGGAGCATTCCGCCATGGACGACATCCTCCCCTGCGTCGACGAGGCCACCGCCGGCGCCTCCCTCGACCAGAGCAAGCAAGTCACCTTCGAGCTTGTCGACGTGGTCAACCGCGTCATAGTCAACGTCTCCAACGTCAACTACCCTCCCAACTTCCAGCCCCTCTACTACAACCAGTCCGGCCCGTTGGTTCCCCTCCTCTGCAACCCCTTCAACACTGACCTCACCAACCGGACCTGCCTCGCCGGAGAACTCAGCTTCGACGACGCGGCGCGCGTCTGGTCAAAGTACGTGTGCCGAGTCAGGACAGCCAACGGGTTCGACACGTGCTGGACCGTCGGCCGCCTGACGCCGGCGATGTATCGCCAGATGACGTCAGCGACGGAGGTGGGCTCTGGGCTTTACATGTACGGGGCGTTCCTTGTTGGTCTGGTGGACTGTAGCTTCGTGCGGGCGGCGTTTAGGTCGATAAGCGTCCGGAATTGCCCGGGTTTGGGCCGGTACAGCAAGCGGGTCTACGAAGGGTTAGTGGTGGCGTCTGCCGCCGTCATGGCGGCTCTGGTGGACTGGGTGGTCCTGGCGCGGTCGAGATGGCGGCGCACGTTTGAGAAGAAGGTTGCTGCTCGATCGCAGCGAGAACAATTGGAGTTACAGAGGAAGAACTTGTTACAAAGTCAAGAAGAAGATTAA
- the LOC121970900 gene encoding uncharacterized methyltransferase At2g41040, chloroplastic-like, which produces MAAASSSVLFPSSRLRGFHGHTLALRLPPRPSFLSSGSSRWLRVSASASVSVSVDPETKAQRDDLRNIPLLSCPICYEPLIRKGPSGFNVPSIYRSGFKCPKCNKSFSSKDVYLDLTVTSGTTEYSEFKPARTELFRSPLVSFLYERGWRQNFNRSGFPGPDEEFNMAQEYFKPVKGGLLIDVSCGSGLFSRKFAKSGSYSAVVALDFSENMLRQCYEFIKQDDTLLTTNLALVRADVSRLPFASGSVDAVHAGAALHCWPSPSNAVAEISRVLRSGGVFVGTTFLSSPINTPLPFTALRPLRQFFMQESNSYTYFTEKEIEDLCKSCGLVNYSSTVRRAFIMFSAQKP; this is translated from the exons ATGGCTGCCGCTTCCTCCTCAGTGCTCTTCCCTTCCTCCCGCTTGCGAGGATTTCACGGTCATACGCTCGCTCTCCGGCTACCTCCCCGCCCCTCGTTCCTCAGCTCTGGCTCTTCCCGATGGCTCCGGGTGTCCGCCTCGGCCTCGGTCTCGGTCTCCGTTGATCCG GAAACCAAAGCTCAACGAGATGACTTGAGGAACATTCCGTTGCTTTCCTGCCCAATTTGCTACGAGCCTTTAATAAGAAAAGGGCCTTCAGGTTTTAACGT TCCTTCGATATACAGGTCTGGTTTCAAGTGCCCAAAATGTAACAAATCATTCAGTAGCAAAGATGTCTACTTGGATCTAACTGTCACTTCTGGGACAACTGAGTACAGTGAGTTCAAGCCTGCTAGAACTGAGTTATTTAG GAGCCCTCTTGTTTCATTTCTCTATGAAAGAGGATGGCGTCAGAACTTCAATCGAAGTGGGTTTCCAGGTCCTGATGAAGAG TTCAACATGGCTCAAGAATACTTCAAGCCTGTCAAAGGTGGTTTGCTCATTGATGTTAGTTGCGGCAGTGGCTTGTTTTCGAGGAAATTTGCAAAATCTGGTTCTTATTCGGCTGTAGTTGCACTGGATTTTTCTGAGAATATGCTTCGCCAATGCTATGAGTTCATTAAACAAGATGATACACTTTTGACAAC GAACCTTGCTCTTGTAAGAGCAGATGTGTCGAGGCTTCCTTTTGCATCTGGTTCTGTTGATGCCGTTCATGCTGGTGCTGCATTGCATTGCTGGCCTTCTCCTTCCAATGCG GTTGCTGAAATAAGCCGGGTACTAAGAAGTGGCGGTGTTTTTGTCGGAACGACCTTTTTATCATCTCCAATCAATACACCATTGCCTTTCACGGCATTGCGGCCGTTAAGACAG TTTTTTATGCAAGAGAGCAACAGCTATACCTATTTCACTGAGAAAGAAATTGAAGACTTGTGCAAATCTTGCGGACTCGTTAATTACTCAAGCACAGTGAGGCGAGCTTTTATCATGTTTTCCGCACAGAAACCGTAA